The sequence below is a genomic window from Chondrinema litorale.
AATCTGAATTGTGGTAGTTGAATCCAATCTACATAAGAAGGGATTTCTGTACCCCAGATTTTCTGGTGAGTTAAAGGTACCTGTAAAGGTGTTTTAGGTGTTCTTGCTCCATAATGAACCTTGCTTACAAATAGGAAATCGCCTACAAGTAAAGATTTTTCCATTGATGGAGTAGGGATAGTAAATGCTTCTATAAAGAGCCATCTGATGATAGTTGCAGCTATTACAGCAAAAACAATAGCATCAACCCATTCTCTAACTGGCCCTTTTTTAGGCTTCTCAGAAGTTTTTTCTTTTTCTTTTAACTTCATTAGATATTATTTTTTTAAACTCAAAAACCGTTGATAAATAGAAACATCCATATAACAACTTCAACGGCACGCAAAGATACTGGCAATTTGATGAATTCTGCCAAAGTAATGCTAAATTATATCAATTGCGATTATTTAGTTGCTAAAATTTTATGAATGGTAGATAATTATTACTAACTAAAATTGTAATAAGTCATTCATTCCAAAAACACCTTTTTTGTCTTTAAGCCATTCTGCAGCTAGTACAGCACCAAAAGCAAAACCTTTTCTACTATGTGCAGTGTGTTTGATAGAAATGTTATCTATATCTGAATGGTATATAACCTCATGAGTGCCAGGTACATTTTCAATTCTGTGAGCGGTTATAGGAATTTCGTTTTCATCCTTTTTATTTTTGTCTAGTGCCCACTTCGTATATTTTTTATTTTGTTTGATGATACCCTCAGCAATACTTATGGCTGTTCCACTTGGCGCATCTTTCTTTTCAGTGTGGTGTGTTTCAGACATTTCTAGCTCATAGTTCTGAGTATCCATAAGCTTGGCTAAAAATTCATTAAGCTTAAAAAAGATATTTACTCCTATACTATAATTTGAGCCATAAAAGAAAGCTCCTTCTTTTTCTTCGCAGTATGATTTTATTTCATCATATTTTTGAAGCCATCCTGTAGTGCCACTTACTATTGGAATATCAGCATCTATGCAACTTGTAATATTTAATACTGCTGCTTCTGGCTCAGTAAACTCAATTGCTACATCGATATCTGTATCTTTTATTTGAGATAGTTTTTCAGTTTCTCCTCTATCTATAATTAAGGCTATTTTGTGGCCACGGTCAATTGCCAATTTTTCTATCGTTTTACCCATTTTACCGTAGCCTAAAAGTAGTATGTTCATAATTGTATAAAATCTAGTCAGTCAAAATTACCAAAAAAACTTTGATTGGAACTGATTTGATAAAAATGAATTAAAATGTTTAAGTATATACAAAAAAAAACTGCTTACAGCTTTTTGAAATTTTGCTGTAAGCAGGTTAAAAGTGTTAAAAGATTTTATTCTGCCTGAAAAACGTAAGTGATATTTAGGTTACCCGAAGTAGAGTTGATTTTTTCTAATGAAAGTTTTCCCTCTTCTTCATTTACGTCAAGGATTCTGTACTTCTCTTCTATTGCCTTACCCTCATCTAGAATTAGATAAGTTTCTTCAGATGGAGCATCTTGTTTTACAGTCCAAGTTCCAGCATAATGGTTGCCTTTTAAATCAACCATCTTATACATTTGATTAATGTTAAACTGGAATGTCACTTTTGAATCATTCACTTTGTTCGTTTCGCTTTCTGCCCAAATAGAATTTGATAACTTCCATTGGTTTTCAGCGATAAAAAACGCCGGATTAAATACTTCTTGCTCTGAGTATTTGAAGTTTGTAAAAGATATTGACAAGATGGCAATAATAAGTGCAAGAGTAAACTTTATTCGTCTCATATAATGTTTCTTCCTACTGACTTTGAATCAAGCCTATGAAGCTCAATTGCTTGTTAATAGTTGCAAATTAGTTTGTTTTATTATTATACGAAAGAATTTCAATAATTTTATTCAAAAAAAATATAGAAATAGTACAAAGTAAGGTTTATTATACTATTTATATAATTAAAAATTAGTATTTGATGTCAAATTATTGAGGTTCTGCCAATAGTTCATGGTATCTAGTAGGATTATTAAGGATATTTATTGCTTCAAGTATGTCGGGATTGTCATCAAAAGTAATTTCAATCTGACCTTTTTGGAGGTAATATCTACTGGCTATTTCGTATTCTAATACTTCCTTTATTTCATTTTTGAACTTAAAAAGGTCATCTTTTTTGTTTTTGAGTATCTGATTTTCGAGTTCTTCAATCTCACTTTTGATGCCTTCGTATAGTTTTTCATGTTTTGAACTAGCTATTAGATTTTCTAGTGTGTTCTCAACTTTAGTATTATAACCGTACTCTTTATCATTTAACCATGCTACAAAATCATTGTATTCAGAATCTGATAGGTTGAATGTTTTTGCTGCTGGAATAGAATCAATTTTGCTTCTAAAGATATTAGCATAATCGAATATTAATTTCTTATCGATTAAACTTTTTGTAATTGGTGCATAAACAACCCTTTCTGTATTTATTTCAGGGTCTATGCCTGCACCGTCATACACTACACGGTTATTTTTAGTTTTAAAAACTTTTCTTTCTTTAGTAGCATCCTCTACAGGATCATTTCTTCTTGAATAGTCAATTTCCTGAATACATCTACCACTTGGTATATAATATTTAGCTACTGTAACTTTTAGTTGTGAGTTATAAGATAGCATGGTAGTAGTTTGAACCAAGCCTTTTCCAAAAGACCTTTCTCCAATTACAACACCTCTGTCGTAATCTTGTAAAACTCCAGAAACAATCTCAGATGCAGAAGCACTATTATTATCTACAATTATTGCCAAAGGTATGTCGGTGTCTACAGGTTCATTTAATGCTCTATAATTTTTGCTCCACTCAGAAGACTTTCCTCTCATACTCACAATTTCAGAACCTCTAGGCAAGAATACATTGGTGATATTAACTGCCTCGTTTAGCAAACCGCCAGGATTACCTCTAAGGTCGAATATAATTTTTTGAGCACCTTCCGCTTTTAACTCGACAAGTGCATTTTTAACTTCTAAACCTGCTTTTTGAGTAAAGTCTGTGAGCTTAATCATGCCAATGTCTTCTGTAACCATGCCGTAGTAGGGTACATTTTTTTCTCTTACTTTCTCATAAGAAATATCAAAATCAATAACATCATCTTTTCCATATCTTCTAATACTTAAGTTTACACTAGAGTTAGCCTGGCCTTTTAAAAGATTGCGTATGTTAGACAATGGTCTATCTGATATATCTAAACCATTTACTTTTACTATTTCATCACCAATTAGTAATCCTGCTTTTTCTGCAGCATAACCTTGCAATGGCATAGTAATAATTATTTTTCCATCAATTTTATCTACTTCAGCACCAATACCACCATACTCACCGGTAGTCATTGTGCGATAATCTTCGATTCTGTCTTCAGGGATATAATTAGTATATGGGTCTAATGATGCCAGCATACTGTTTACTGCTTCATTAGCTAATTCGGTTGGTTCTACATCATCTACATAATATTTATTTACCTCTTTAAATAAAGAAGCAAAAGTTTCTAAACTCTTTGCTATTTCAAAAAATCTGTCTGATGTAGATTGTGAAGAAATTAATGTTACAGAAAATACTGATAAAACAACAAAAAATACAACCTTAAAAGCCTTGCCCATATGTGTACAATTAAAAAATCTTACTTAATAGTATAAAAGCGGAAAATGAGCTAATATTTTCACTATGTTAATAAAATTAATTTCCAGAAAAAAATTCCATTTAAATGTAAGAAGTAATTATATGGGCTTTCTTTTATTAAATAAGGGCTATATTTTTTTTATTACTTATATTCTTTGACCTTTTGGTTTAGTTATCAGGTTCATCATAAAAGTACTGGATAATATTATATGTATCGGCATTCCAATCAGGATTAAGCGTTTTCATATTTTCTAAAGCAGCTTCTTCTGCCTCTTCGTAAGAGGCTTTTCCTAATGCTGCACCATACACAGTTATATTAATACCTTTTTTGTTCCTATAGGTACTTCTAAGAATTATTCCATAGCCTTGACTATCAGTAGCAGCGTATTCTTTAACATTTTTTGTATCGTATCCAAGCTCTACAATTTGACTAAAAGCTGCATTTTTGGCTGAATCAATATTTAACATTCCATAACGGAACATATAGTCACCTTTACCAGTCTGTGGGTCTTGAAATACATAAACTGCAGATTGGGCACTTAGCTGGTTAAAAAAAGCAACCCCCAAAAACAGGAAAATGACAACTATTTTTTTGCTCATAGATTTTTTTTTAATAAAGTTTGCCAAACACTAGAATGTTTAATTTTTCTTGAAAAATACTACTAGAAAAATTGCTATTACATTAGTTTATTACACCAAAAAATCAGCTTTATGACCCGATTTATCTTAATTACAGCCTCTTTACTTAGCGGTTTATCAGTAGCATTTGGAGCTTTTGGAGCTCATGCTCTAAAAGCTTTCTTAATATCTAACAACAGGTTTGATACTTATCAAACTGCTGTTCAATATCAGTTTTTTCATGCATTAGCACTTTTATTTATTGGAATGTACATGCATCAAATTACAAATACATCAATATTTAAAAATGCAGCGTTAGTTATGCTTGCAGGTATTTTACTCTTTTCAGGGTCTCTTTATTTGCTTTGTTTTACCAACAAAACATACTTAGGAGCCATTACACCTATCGGAGGTGTTTGCTTTATAATTGCCTGGGTTATGATAACAATAGGTTTTTATAAAACATTACCTTGAAAAGTACATGCAGTTTGTGAAGGATATCGAATCTGGTTATATTGTTTTAGTGTCACAAATATAGGATTTGATAACTTTTTATTAGTATTTCAATGTTTTTTTAAGCCTGATTTTTAAAATGGTTAGGCTTCTTTAACAAAGTCATAATTTTACTATAGTTTAAATTAAATTTAAAACTTACAACAAAAGTCCATTTATCCTACCTACATTAATTAAGTATGCCTGATTATAATAAGTTTTCTGCTAGTGATGAGAATAGCATTTTTGACCGAGATGCTTGGGGAGTAAATACCATTGGCGTTATTCTCACTACTTTGATAGTAGCTGTATTATTTGGTATTTTTTTTAAAACAGGGCTAGGAGAGTTTGCAGATGGTTTTATGGGCTTAGTAATAGCCCTTTTTTCTTTAATAATAGGTGCTTTTATTAGTTACCTATTATTAAACATAACTTATAAATTTCCTAAATTTTACTGGGTTACTTTTGGAGCTGTTTTTTTTACTTTATTAGTTTTATTAATCTCCCGTAATGATCTGGTTTTAGATATTCTCTTTTTTTTAACTCTGCTATTTATATTAATGCAGGGCTTCTTTGTTGGACTTGTTTGGGCATTTATTTCTGGTAGGTTAAGATTTATAAAACATAATAAGCGCTTGATAGCGCGATTACTCTTTTTTTTAATTATTCTGATTGATATTGGAGCCTATTATTTACTTGGAGGTATTTCTATTGAAGATCAACAAACATTTAAGCCTAATCTAGAAAAGTTACAACAAGCTAAAATTAAGGCAGGCTTAGCACAAGATAACGAGTTTAGAGTTAAGGCTTTTTATTACGGTTCTGGTGAAGACATTAATAGATCAACCTATAAAGAAGGTGTTGCTTTTAAAAGCGAATCATTTGATTTGAGTGCATGGTTGCCAACAGAGCAAAAATATTTTAATAGCATTTATGAGTGGTTTTGGGGATTTAATGCTAAAAATATACCTATTAATGCAAATGTTTGGATGCCCGAATCTGATACTTTACAGCATCCTTTAGTTTTTGTAGTCCATGGTCAAGAAAATATTGCCAAAGGCGCTGAAGATGGTTTTAATTACCTATCGGAAAGACTTGCCGGATTAGGTTATATTGCTGTATCTGTTGATCTTAATTTTTTTAATTTCTTTTGGCTTAAAATGCCTCAACACGAAAGAATTAAAGCAAAAAGCATAGTAATTCTTAAACACTTAGAAGCATATAAAAAGTGGAATGCAGAAAGCGGACATGATTTGTATAATAAAATAGATACAACTGCTGCAATTACTTTAATAGGGCATGGTGAAGGATCACTTGTAAGCTGGCAGCTTGCAAAATATAACAGAATAAACAGATTGCCATCAAATGCAAATAAAGAGGTTGATACCAATTTTACAATTGGAAACATAATTGCCTTCTCTCCCCAACATTTTTCTGATTTTTCTAACTCAAAACTTAAAGATATTAACTACTTATCTGTTAGTGGTGGCTATAATACTTTAGATGAAAAAAATAGAGATGTCCAATTTCAGAATGTAGAATTTATAGATACATTAAATTATCATTTTAAAGATGATATATATGTACACAAAGGAAATTATTCACATTTTAATGAGTCTTTGGATGGTAGAGATAATCGACCTCCATTTAACTGGCTTATCAATCAGGCAGCGGTAATGAGTGGTAAGAATCAGCGTGAGTTTACAAGTAAATTAGTAGAAGCATTTATGAATTTGGTATATACACAAACGAACTTTTATAAGCCGGTTTTCCAAAATACTTATAATTTACTTGGCGAAGATGCTAAAGGTGTTTATTACAATCAGTTTGAAGATAACTCATATATCTCTCTTACTAATTTTGATGAAGATGAAAATCCTTTAACAGGCACAAGTGAGAGTATTTCAATCAGTTCTAATAATTTAAAAGTTTGGGAAGAAATACCGCTTTCTGCTGAATTAGGTTCTGGAACTAATAAAGGAGTGGTTATCGCTTGGAACAGCGAAAGTTGGCAATCTTTGGGAAGTACAGTAAAAAAAGACTCAACCTCTGCATACGAATTAAATATTCAATCGGAAACAGAAAACATATTAAGTAATTTAGATAATCACTCAATTTTTACTTTTTCATTAATCCATATGAGTGAAAATGCTAGTCCTGAACACGATTTAGGAAACTCAGCTAACATTTCCAGTGACTTTGATTTTTCTATAGAGTTTGTAGACACAATTGGGGTAATTAATAAAATATCTTTTAAAAATATTGGCAAAGCGGCTGTTCCAATGCAAAAGACTGCTTACAAAATAGCATGGTTAGATAAAAATCCTGTTAATTTGCATTATCAAACATATTTTTTCCCTGTTTTTGATTTTTTAAAGTTAAATCCAGAATTTGATTTAAAATCTATAGGAAAAATTCGATTTGTATTTGATAAAACATTGAAGGGAAAAATTTTGCTTGACAATATCGGATTTAACATCAATAGAAACTTTCAAAAACTAGATAATGATGGATCGTTGGACACTGAAGGGTAAAGTTGCATTGATAACTGGCGGAACAAAGGGAATAGGTAAAGCTATTGTAGAAGAGTTGTTAGGAAAACAGGCAAATGTGGTTTTTGTAGCTAGAGATAAACAAACTGTAGACGAACAATTAGCCAATTTTAAAACTCTATTTCCAGATCAAAAAATCGAAGGTTTTCAAGCAGATGTTAATAATAAAGATGATATAAATAAAGTAATAGACTTTATTAAGGTAGATTTTGGCAAGTTAGATATCCTTGTTAACAATGTAGGAACGAACATTAGAAAACCTGCTTTAGAATATGAAGACAGTGAAATTCAGCATATTTTTCAAACAAACCTGCTTTCATCATTTAATTTAACAATGCGTTGTCATGAGTTATTAAAGAAAAGTGAAACAGGTAATGTAGTTTTTATATCTTCTGTAGCTGGGCAAACCCATTTGCGAACGGGTACAGTTTACGCTATGACAAAAGCTGCAATGGATCAACTTACTAAAAATTTGGCGGTAGAGTGGGCGAAAGATAATATAAGAGTTAACTCTGTAGCACCTTGGTATATAGATACTCCACTTGCAAGGTCAGTTCTCGAAAACAAAAGCTACTTTAATAATGTTATTGAAAGAACGCCTTTAGGCAGAATAGGGGGAACTTTTGAGGTAGCTGGCTTAGTTACGTTTTTGTGTTTGCCTATTGCTGGGTTTATTACAGGGCAATGTATAGCTGTAGATGGTGGATTTACTGTATATGGATTTTGAGAAGAAAGAAGTTTTGAGAAAATCAGCTGAGAGTATTTTTAGATTTATAAAAGAAAATTTGGTAAGTGTTTATCCTGAGCAAGAAGCCAGGCAAATAGCATATATTCTTCTAGAAGATGCTTTTGATATTACTAAGTTAGATATATTAAAAAATAAGTCTTTACCAGACTTTGATGAAGAGAAACTAGTAGAATACCTTCGCAGATTGGCTCTACAGGAGCCTATACAACACATCGTTGGCAAAACAGAATTCTTAGGTTTTGAGGTTCAAGTAAGCAAAGATGTGCTAATCCCCAGACCAGAGACTGAAGAACTTACCCAGAAAGTGATAGATGCTCTGCATGCAGAAGAAAGTAATAATGCAAATATACTTGATATTGGTACAGGGTCAGGTTGTATAGCAATTGCGATAAAAAAGTATGTAAGCGAATCAAATGTTTTTGCAATGGATGTAAGTGAAAGAGCATTAGAGGTAGCTAGGAATAATGCAAAAACACTGAAGGCTAATGTTGAATTTATACAAGCAGATATACTTAAAAATATCGAAGAAAAATTACCTTTTTTTGATATTATTGTGAGTAATCCTCCATATGTTACCCAACTGGAAAAGGAAAAAATGCGAGAAAATGTATTGAATTTTGATCCACATCTCGCACTTTTTGTGGAAAATGAAAATTATTTACTTTTTTATAAAGCGATTATTAATTTTGCTACTTCACATTTGAAGCAATATGGGAGGCTTTTTTTTGAAATTAATGAACAATTCGGCAAAGAAATGACACTCCTCTTAAAACAGAATAATTTTGTTGAGGTGGAATTGCTGAAAGATTTTAGAGGAAAAGATAGGTTTTGTGTGGGAGTGAAAAATTAGAATATGAATCTGATAACTTTTTGGTAGAATAATTATATAAAAAGGTTTTTTGAATCTTTGAATAGAATCAAAATATGCCTTTTTAAAATCATTATTATTGGTTAAAAAATGAATGTAAGACTTTGCCATGTAACATAGTACAAAATATATTTTTATTAATAATCCATGATTATGATGCGTGAAATTTTTGAAATTTTTATTTATTTAAAAATCTGTTATGGAATATTTAAAACCAATATTTTGCTATTTACTGCAAATTTGCTTTATTTACCCAATAATTGTCAAATTGAAATAAATAACTATACTACCAATTAGTAATCATTTGTCAACATTAATTGTTGATTAATGTGATTCATGTGTTTTTAGAATCAATTTTTTTAGAGCAACTATTAACATAAATTTTTAAAAAGAAAATGGCTAGAGTAAAAACAAAAGTAGTTATTGCACATGAATTCAAGCTCATTTCAGACTCATTATCTACACTTATCGAATCAAGTGATAAGTATAAGGTAATTGGTACTGTTTCTACAGGAAAAGAGCTAATTCATTTAATTAATCAAAATGTTCCTGATCTTGCATTGATAGATGCAAATCTACCGGATATTGGAGGATTAGAAGCAGTTCGATCAATCAAACAAAAGAATAAGAATGCAAAAATAGTTATGCTGACTATGGATGTAAACAACATTCTTTTGGACCAAATGGAAGAAGAAGGTATTTCAGAATACATCACTTTCGAAGAAGACGAAACTTTTATGTTCAACATGTTGGACAGAATTGTGAAG
It includes:
- the dapB gene encoding 4-hydroxy-tetrahydrodipicolinate reductase; the encoded protein is MNILLLGYGKMGKTIEKLAIDRGHKIALIIDRGETEKLSQIKDTDIDVAIEFTEPEAAVLNITSCIDADIPIVSGTTGWLQKYDEIKSYCEEKEGAFFYGSNYSIGVNIFFKLNEFLAKLMDTQNYELEMSETHHTEKKDAPSGTAISIAEGIIKQNKKYTKWALDKNKKDENEIPITAHRIENVPGTHEVIYHSDIDNISIKHTAHSRKGFAFGAVLAAEWLKDKKGVFGMNDLLQF
- a CDS encoding S41 family peptidase; amino-acid sequence: MGKAFKVVFFVVLSVFSVTLISSQSTSDRFFEIAKSLETFASLFKEVNKYYVDDVEPTELANEAVNSMLASLDPYTNYIPEDRIEDYRTMTTGEYGGIGAEVDKIDGKIIITMPLQGYAAEKAGLLIGDEIVKVNGLDISDRPLSNIRNLLKGQANSSVNLSIRRYGKDDVIDFDISYEKVREKNVPYYGMVTEDIGMIKLTDFTQKAGLEVKNALVELKAEGAQKIIFDLRGNPGGLLNEAVNITNVFLPRGSEIVSMRGKSSEWSKNYRALNEPVDTDIPLAIIVDNNSASASEIVSGVLQDYDRGVVIGERSFGKGLVQTTTMLSYNSQLKVTVAKYYIPSGRCIQEIDYSRRNDPVEDATKERKVFKTKNNRVVYDGAGIDPEINTERVVYAPITKSLIDKKLIFDYANIFRSKIDSIPAAKTFNLSDSEYNDFVAWLNDKEYGYNTKVENTLENLIASSKHEKLYEGIKSEIEELENQILKNKKDDLFKFKNEIKEVLEYEIASRYYLQKGQIEITFDDNPDILEAINILNNPTRYHELLAEPQ
- a CDS encoding DUF423 domain-containing protein, whose translation is MTRFILITASLLSGLSVAFGAFGAHALKAFLISNNRFDTYQTAVQYQFFHALALLFIGMYMHQITNTSIFKNAALVMLAGILLFSGSLYLLCFTNKTYLGAITPIGGVCFIIAWVMITIGFYKTLP
- a CDS encoding TIGR04086 family membrane protein, which encodes MPDYNKFSASDENSIFDRDAWGVNTIGVILTTLIVAVLFGIFFKTGLGEFADGFMGLVIALFSLIIGAFISYLLLNITYKFPKFYWVTFGAVFFTLLVLLISRNDLVLDILFFLTLLFILMQGFFVGLVWAFISGRLRFIKHNKRLIARLLFFLIILIDIGAYYLLGGISIEDQQTFKPNLEKLQQAKIKAGLAQDNEFRVKAFYYGSGEDINRSTYKEGVAFKSESFDLSAWLPTEQKYFNSIYEWFWGFNAKNIPINANVWMPESDTLQHPLVFVVHGQENIAKGAEDGFNYLSERLAGLGYIAVSVDLNFFNFFWLKMPQHERIKAKSIVILKHLEAYKKWNAESGHDLYNKIDTTAAITLIGHGEGSLVSWQLAKYNRINRLPSNANKEVDTNFTIGNIIAFSPQHFSDFSNSKLKDINYLSVSGGYNTLDEKNRDVQFQNVEFIDTLNYHFKDDIYVHKGNYSHFNESLDGRDNRPPFNWLINQAAVMSGKNQREFTSKLVEAFMNLVYTQTNFYKPVFQNTYNLLGEDAKGVYYNQFEDNSYISLTNFDEDENPLTGTSESISISSNNLKVWEEIPLSAELGSGTNKGVVIAWNSESWQSLGSTVKKDSTSAYELNIQSETENILSNLDNHSIFTFSLIHMSENASPEHDLGNSANISSDFDFSIEFVDTIGVINKISFKNIGKAAVPMQKTAYKIAWLDKNPVNLHYQTYFFPVFDFLKLNPEFDLKSIGKIRFVFDKTLKGKILLDNIGFNINRNFQKLDNDGSLDTEG
- a CDS encoding SDR family oxidoreductase; translation: MMDRWTLKGKVALITGGTKGIGKAIVEELLGKQANVVFVARDKQTVDEQLANFKTLFPDQKIEGFQADVNNKDDINKVIDFIKVDFGKLDILVNNVGTNIRKPALEYEDSEIQHIFQTNLLSSFNLTMRCHELLKKSETGNVVFISSVAGQTHLRTGTVYAMTKAAMDQLTKNLAVEWAKDNIRVNSVAPWYIDTPLARSVLENKSYFNNVIERTPLGRIGGTFEVAGLVTFLCLPIAGFITGQCIAVDGGFTVYGF
- the prmC gene encoding peptide chain release factor N(5)-glutamine methyltransferase; protein product: MVDLLYMDFEKKEVLRKSAESIFRFIKENLVSVYPEQEARQIAYILLEDAFDITKLDILKNKSLPDFDEEKLVEYLRRLALQEPIQHIVGKTEFLGFEVQVSKDVLIPRPETEELTQKVIDALHAEESNNANILDIGTGSGCIAIAIKKYVSESNVFAMDVSERALEVARNNAKTLKANVEFIQADILKNIEEKLPFFDIIVSNPPYVTQLEKEKMRENVLNFDPHLALFVENENYLLFYKAIINFATSHLKQYGRLFFEINEQFGKEMTLLLKQNNFVEVELLKDFRGKDRFCVGVKN
- a CDS encoding response regulator transcription factor, with the translated sequence MARVKTKVVIAHEFKLISDSLSTLIESSDKYKVIGTVSTGKELIHLINQNVPDLALIDANLPDIGGLEAVRSIKQKNKNAKIVMLTMDVNNILLDQMEEEGISEYITFEEDETFMFNMLDRIVKDSKPRYVSEKAKRPSTSVLQSSDLEDKPKKKKKGLLTKKEKEVMRVLTMESDNEKIAKILGIKPATVITHKKHLIKKLGVKSTAELIIFSFRNQDALP